gaggagggcgcggtGGATGGatagcggaggtggaggcggaggaggctgccggtggtggcggaggagggatggaggaggaggtggtcggGTGGAGGCAAAGGtggggcggggccggcggcggtggattTGGAtgaggagggtggaggagggtgcggtggaggcggagaaggccgccgccggcggcggaggaggggcggaggaggagggggcggggtGGAGATGGAGGTTGGGCCGTCGGAgggggcaggcggcggggaAGGTGTGGAAAAAGGCAACAGCCGAATACAAAGCAGAAAAAGCGAGTGAGATCTCGGTCATCCTAAGAGATCAGCATCATACTAAGGACCGTGTCGAGCAAGGTCCGACAgggccggcgggggtgggggtgatCTTCTTTTCTTATTAATTTTtaacaccctctagtaccggttatttcaactggtactaaggaCCCCCCACTAGTACCGGATGGcaagtaccggttgcacaaccggtactagagggcgGTATAGGACCGATACTAGAGGTTGTTTTTCTAGTAGTCAGAAAACCAATTGAGTAGAACAATCCCAAAATCATTGATGGTGGTGAACAAGCTCCATCATCTTACCCTCTCAAGAAATGACATATTTCGCCCCATCCCATATCAGATTTCTATGTTGTATAACCTAGAGAGGCTAGACCCGGATAGCAACAGCTTGTCCCATGGCATACCTGATGGCATTGGAAACCTGACCAAGTTAAGATACCTTAACGTATCTCAAAACAAGATATCATCAACCATACCAGCAAGTGTGTTTCAGCTTGCTAGCCTGATATCCCTTCATCTGTCTCTAAACTCATTGGAAGGTGAATTACCAGCATATATAGGCCAGTTGAAACAGATTATCTTGATATATCTCTCAAATAATCACATGATTGGTAGGCTTCCAACATCCCTTCACTACTGAAAAAATCACCTCTAGTACCGGTCAgtaacccccctctagtactggccatttggtactaaagggcctgccacgccccACGCAGCGGCTGcctcattagtaccggttggtatccccaaccggtactaaacgtgtttttttcttttctatttctttgttCTACATTGGTACACTAATATATATCTATAATATTAGATTTGAGAACTTAGAGAGAACCACTTCTGATAATAATTCAAATACATAAGAAAAGAAAGTACTTAAGTTCATACAACATTACTTGTCTCAGAGAGAAGTTCAAATACATAAGACAAATATGACATCCATGCATACTACAGGCTTCGTGCGGATAGTTTACATAGATATGGAACATAATTCATATCTACAATCTTAAAGTCTAGAATAGCTTCAATATAAGTTAGAGCATGAACTAGTGTACTCTCTAGCGCTTCAGAATGATACTGATTCGGACAACCATAAATCTCAAACAATGGTGTGTCCATCGCTTGAGATGCCTTATAGAAAGAGAGCTTATCCTGGAGCGTGAAATATCTAGTGCATGTCGGGTATCCAACACTGTAACTATATCCCAACCTTTCCACTACTTGCTCCAGAATCGCTTGAAAGCTTATGGCCGCAAAGGTTTGATTATagatatcctaaaagaagagaataacattatgaaatttaaaagatgtaacgtaattaaagataaaaggatgattagatccataccatgtcatgttgattcagATGACATAGCCTCTCAGCAGTCATAATCCCACTACGCTTCCCTCCTCAAGCGCCTTTATTTTAAAATACGAGTAGTCttgcacaaagtacccatgatcctttaGCTGTTGCAGGCATGCCTCCACAACAGTCCTTTCAAAAGTTATCTTATGTGGTGATGCTCGACCCCATGCATCAATTGCAATCATTGGCTTGGGCTGCCCTGTTACTCTTGGTGCTCCTCGAATGGGTATTTGAAAAGAGATGTGTAGTCTTCTAATTAGACCAACTACATCGGCTTGCACTCTAGGAGTGGTACCACCTAGCTCTGCAACAACTCATTTAAGCCATCTAATACTGGTGATAACCTATATTGTATGTTAGTAGAattaggaattattcatgtgtagtacaaaactaattataaGAAGGAAATAATATTTCTATGTTCGAAATTGTTCCATTGCTTCGATCGCCTTTTGACATGATGATACCGGGAGTAGGGATGTGAACTCCGGCAGGACGAGGCAACGGTGCCGCCTCGAGGGTAGTAACATTTCTATATAACATTCCTATGTTTGAAGTTATCaaatatccatcaaattctagctcaaaaacattttaaataaataaccatctgtacttgttgaacttgcagaccgttatcatctcggcgagcatttCTCCACCGGACGGCACCGTACTTCGCCATGGAAGAGCTCCGATTCTACAAGGGGACACGATCTTCCACGATGTCCATTGCCGCTCTTTCTTGTAGAATTGGAGCTCCTTGACATTTGTTGccgctcggcggagaacatgctcgtcgagatgaacatggtatgcaagttcaacaagtaaggatttgaaaaaccatattgaatttcgCAAGAAAAACCATCTAGAaaagggtagcatcattcttaagcCGCTGTCTCGGTAACCCTTGCTGAACATCAAGGGTTGCGTACGGTGCAACCCTTGCCGATCACCATCTCCATTGTTGTAGACCACTCTTATTCAGTTCTTCAGGTTCCACATAGAGCGCCTTCTccccttcttcatctttagattgatcctcatcatcatctggTGGCTCACCACCATCTCCTTGCtctccttgtgctcctccatggtTAGTTGCTGACTCAACTTCACTCTCCACTTCTTCTGGATCTTTTGTTGTGCTTAAGGACCTTTGTACCCTTAGTTACATTTTACTCTTGTATATCTCTCTCTCGATCCAAtatacctcattagaccctagaacatgtttgggagtgttttggagcatttcgccaCTACACGAAAAATGATACAAAAATGAGTGTGTTTCGGCATCCGAATGCACTAATGTAGGGTAGCAAACTTCCGACGAATTTTTTCGCTACGAACGCATCATATTAAGACCATCATATGCAACCAGAATCTTTAGGTAAGATGACGAGTGCATTCTTACCTCTCCGAACTAATGTTCATAACAAACTAAGGCATAAATATTCTATTTGTCCATCTAGAGGGAGTAATTTGATTATTCCGAGGTTTCACATGATCTGTTTAATGATAAACTAGGATTATTCCTCCTGATACAAATAATGATTTAAACTTagtgaggactggcggagctatggaggcacgccaaccagAACTAGGTGCCAGCCcttgaggacgaggactagcggagccgtggaggcatgtatagacagataacagataacagatagagcagaggtaaccaatctacagcaacctagactatgcatatgttgtaaagcaacacagatatgatcTTAGCAAAAAGTATCTTTAAATCTAAATCTCCGGTCCGGCTCCCGAAACCTACATCAGGCCATGTTCGAATGCCAAGTATTGCGAGAGCCCCCTAAAAGGAAACCATCCTTTTCCTCTTCAGACTCCAAATTCAAATTGAGCCTCAAAATATTCGCTACTTCCCTTGATTCGCCACGGATAACAGTGCCACCATTGCCGCCAAATCTCGCCTAATTACTTTCCTCACCGGCGACATCAGATTGAAAAGACATCAAAGAGAGTAGGCTGCCCTGCATATGTTAAGGTCAAGGAAGATAAGAAAGCCAAACAATGGTACTTCGACCATGTTGAGGAAGCACACAACCACAAGTTGCACCCGACGCCCAGGATGGTCAGGAACATGCATATTCACAAACAAAGGGAGGCAGCATTGGATGACCTATTTGCTATCATGGCAAGGAATGGGGTAGCGCACCAAGCTGCGATGAATGTCACGTCCGAGCTATATGGTGGCCGTCAAAACTGGCCGTTCACAGAGAAAGATGTCAAAAACATGTAGGTCCCTATGTGCTAAGACcagaaaaaaaattccaaaagaaaaaaattatgctCGTAGCTGTAAAAAATAATTTACTAATTTCTTTTTATGTTCCAGGAATGCTGAGCAAGCAACGGAGGAAAGGGGTGCTGATCTGGAGAAGCTTTTTCAGTTTTTTAGAGAATGCAAGGCAAGCAACGAGTACTTTTACTTTGATGTGGATTTTGATCCGAAAACAAAGGTTCTCATGAGCATATTCTGGAGCCATGCAAGTCAAAGGGCTGAATGCACGGACTTTGGTTATGTGATTACCTTTGACATGACCCacaaaacaaatagaaaaaacaTGCCACTAGGCATATTTGTGGGGGCCAATAACAACCTGAAGAATGTCAGTTTTGGGCAAGCTCTGCTTTGGGACGAAACAATTGAATCATTCAAATGGTTGTTTGAAACTTTCAAGAACTGCATGGGGGGCACCAGCCATATGTGATCCTGACATCCTGACAAGTATAAATTTtactccaaatacacatataaTGTTTGCAAACTTGATAATTGAACAATTGCAATAAAATGGATTCTGCTGTTGCAAACTAGATGTTGTATGGGTTGCAACCCTATTGCTGGTTCATTTTGGAAACTGTTGTTTGATATATATGTTTgtatatatctttttttttttggctcccaCAGATGAGGATGCAGCAATGAGAGAAGTGATAAGGACAGTGTTCGACAAATTGCAACATAGAAACTGCAGATGGCATATCACAAGGGCGTGGGAATACGAGCTCGACAAATTGTACATACAACACAAAGATAAAAACCTCAAGGAGAGGCTAGAATCTACTGGGGCCAACATAGTTTGAGGAGGAGTGGAACAAGTTGGTAGATGAGTGTGAGATAGCTAATAACCTAGCAATAAAGGCACTCTGGGAAAAGAGGAAGAGCTGGATAGCAACGTACTTAAAGGGATGTACTGTAGTAGAATGACATCCACGCAGAGATCAGAAAGCCAGAACAAGGTACCGAAGGATAGTTATGTTACACACGTTTGCGAAGAGGGTGCTTGACTTGCTTCAGCACACAGACCATATGGATGCTGGGGAGACAACATACCCTAAACTTAGAAAGCAATGGTTGGTTTATACAGTGTTAACTCGCCAAGTAACCATTTTCTATCCTATAATAACGGAAGGCTGAGATCCGAGAGCAAGTTGACGGCTCTTTTGATATTCGGTCGGTGCTGGCGTTCCAGCTCGACACACAAGAGCCCGACGAGCATCACACGCTCCATCTGCCTCTCGTCGAAGTCGCCGTTCAGCCGTGCGTCGGCCATCTCGAGGACCGCACCCTTGCCGTAAGATTCACGGACAGCGTCGACGAGGGCGTTTCGGGGGCTTAGTTCTTCATCGACCACCCATGGCCTCTCGCCGGTGGCGatctccagcagcagcaccccgaAGCTGTACATGTCGGACGCCGTGGTCGCCGAGTCGGTGGTGATGCACTTGGGGTCTACGTAGCCCCAGCTCCCGGCCATGGTCGTGCCTCTGAGGGAGCCCTGTCCGGGCTTGACCTGCCTCACGAGCCCGAAGTCGCCGAGCTTGGCGTCGAAGGCGTCGTCCAGCATCAGCTGCCTCGCGAGCCCGAAGTCGCCGAGCTTGGCGTTGAAGTCGTCGTCCAGCATCACGTTGCTCGGCTTGATGTCCCGGTGCAGGATGCAGTTCCGATAGCCGTTGTGGAGGTAGTCTATGGCGGCGCCGACGCAGAGCACGATCTTGTACCTCTCGGGCCATGTCAGCAGCCCCTCCGACCCGTGGAGGTGATCGTCGAGGCTCCCATTCGTTACCAGCTCGTACACAAGAAGGAGCTTGCCGCCGCTGCACCAGCCGAGGAGCTTCACAAGGTTCCGATGGCTGAGCTGTCTCACTGTGATGATCTCGGTGACGAAGTCCTTGGTCTGGTGCGGTAGGAGCATAACCTTCTTCACGGCCACAACCGGCGGCATGCGCGGATCCTGCAGCTCCCCCCTGTACACTACCCCGAAGGAGCCCGCGCCGAGCCTCCTGTCCTCGGAGAAATTGCTGGTCGCCGCGGACAGCTCTTTGTAGGAGAATGTTCTTGCCACTGTTCCCCCCCCACAAAAAAAACGAATAAATAAAATCTTCTTTCTGACTCCCTCGATCGTTGACCAGTTTGATTTAGTAGGAAATTAAACTAGAACAACACAAGATGATATCTTTTACCTTCCAGCTCTATGTGGATCATCGAGTGGGCCCGGCGCGGTCTACGCATGATacggcgaaggagacgacgcgTGATTATCGGATGAGATTGCGGCTTCGGTCCAAGGTGCGGCATGACTTCAACAAGTGGGCGGAAAGGAACATCATCTGGAGGCTGAGACAAACAGACCTGATGTCCGAGATTCGACAGCAAGTTGACGGCTTCTCTGATCCCCGGGCGGTTCCGACGATCCTGGTGGACACACAAGAGCCCGACGAGCATCACGCGCTCCATCTGCCTCTCGTCGAGGTCGCCGTTCAGCCGTGCGTCAGCCATCTCGAGGACCGCACCCTTGCCGTAAGACTCCCGGACAGAGTCGACGAGGGCGTTTCGGAGGCTTAGTTCTTCATCGTCCTGCGGCACTACCCGTGGCCTCTTGCCGGTGGCAATCTCCAGCAGGAGCACCCCGAAGCTGTACATGTCGGACGCCGTGGTCGCCGAGTCGGTGGTGATGCACTTGGGGTCCATGTACTCCCAGCTTCCGACCATGGCCGTGCCTCTGAGGGAGCCCTGTCCGGGCTTGACCTGCCTCACGAGCCCGAAGTCGCCGAGCTTGGCCTCAAACGCGTCGTCCAGCATCACGTTGCTGGGCTTGATGTCCCGGTGCAGGATGGCGTCCTTGTCGCCGGTGTGGAGGTATTCTATGGCGAAGCCGATGCCCAGCACGATCTTGTACCTCTCCGGCCATGTCAACAGCCTCTCCGACGACCCGTGGAGGTGGTCGTCGAGGCTCCGGTTGGTTACCAGCTCGTACACGAGCAGAAGCTTGTCATCTCCACCGCCGTCGCACCACCCAATGAGCTTCACAAGGTTGCGGTGCTTCAGCTGGCCCAAGATCATGATCTCGGTGACGAAGTCCCGCCTGGTTTGCTTCAACAGCAGTGTAAATTTTTTCACTGCCACCGGCGCATCAACGCGCCGACGATCTCGCAGGTCCCCTCTGTACACTGCTCCAAAGGAGCCGGCGCCGAGCTTCCTGTCCTCGGAGAAGCTGTCGGTCGCCAAGGTCAGCTCGTGGTACGAGAATTTCCTGGCAACTGAATTTCTCCGtcgaaaaaagagagagatttATTTCAGAGTTTTGAGCGCGCATTTGTCTAACTTTAAGTCACTTGATTTAAGAAATTTAAACGTCGAGAAGACTACATTTACCTGGCAACTCTATCTCCATCGGCGGTGGCATGACTTCAACAAGTGGGCGCAAAGGAACATCATCTGAGAAGAGAACAATGGTCAAACAGATTAAAGGATGGACAGCCGACAGCATACCCTACTAGGGTAAAGGAGACACTAAACTACATACTCCGACTAGGTGCACGTCTGAGATTCAGGTAGCAATCATTTTCTATCATACGCTGATATACCTTCAGGTTCAGGTAGCGGGTGTCTGAGATTCGAGAGTAAATTGACAGCTTCTCTGATGCCCAACCGGTTCCCACGATCCTGGTTGACACACAAGAGCCCGACGAGCATCACACGCTCCATCTGCCTCTCGTCGAAGTCGCCGTTCAGCCGTGCGTCGGCCATCTCGAGGACCGCACCCTTGCCGTAAGACTCCCAGACAGAGTCGACGAGGGCGTTTCGGAGGCTTAGTTCTTCATCGTCCTGCGGCACTACCCGTGGCCTCTTGCCGGTGGCGatctccagcagcagcaccccgaAGCTGTACATGTCGGACGCCGTGATCACCGAGTCGGTGGTGATGCACTTGGGGTTCATGTAGTCCCAGCTCCCGACCATGGTCGTGCCTCTGAGGGAGCCCTGTCCGGGCTTGACCTGCCTCACGAGCCGGAAGTCGCCGAGCTTGGCCTCAAACGCGTCGTCCAGCATCACGTTGCTGGGCTTGATGTCCCGGTGCAGGATGGCGTCCTTGTCGCCGGTGTGGAGGTATTCTATGGCGGAGCCGATGCCGATCACGATCTTGTACCTCTCCGGCCATGTCAGCAGCCTCTCCGACGACCCGTGGAGGTGGTCGTCGAGGCTCCGGTTGGTTACCAGCTCGTACACGA
This genomic window from Setaria viridis chromosome 8, Setaria_viridis_v4.0, whole genome shotgun sequence contains:
- the LOC117834792 gene encoding uncharacterized protein isoform X1, with protein sequence MAYRRASPFLFLATAHLCFMSPHNTAAVSFSYNFSKASDREKLWYACGDREKQWYASCDPSAAGDGISITKMDRWSTGRVAYKEAVRLWDDRTGKLASFNTSFSFAIGRSGSDGNAGADGMAFFVGPFPPSLPQDSGGAFLGLFPNNKLAQGTVGVEFDTLWNPAPADWEPNDITTDHVGIEVGNIWNIISHTKDLAKGSLSGPMEANIAYDAGCKLMVVTLRLANGSSVSVQATLDLKDVAGLGPDAAVGFSAATGDLFDSHQLLSWSFSSTDPSKTEQCVIILIALASASLAGLVAALLCLVIRRQGPEAIPLPVARKFSYRELSTATKNFSKDRKLGEGSFGEVYRGDLRDPRMPPVAVKRLTKLSEQTRRDYVTEIMILGQLKHRNLVKLVGWCDGGGDDKPLLVYELVTNRSLDDHLHGSSERLLTWPERYKIVIGIGSAIEYLHTGDKDAILHRDIKPSNVMLDDAFEAKLGDFRLVRQVKPGQGSLRGTTMVGSWDYMNPKCITTDSVITASDMYSFGVLLLEIATGKRPRVVPQDDEELSLRNALVDSVWESYGKGAVLEMADARLNGDFDERQMERVMLVGLLCVNQDRGNRLGIREAVNLLSNLRHPLPEPEDDVPLRPLVEVMPPPMEIELPVARKFSYHELTLATDSFSEDRKLGAGSFGAVYRGDLRDRRRVDAPVAVKKFTLLLKQTRRDFVTEIMILGQLKHRNLVKLIGWCDGGGDDKLLLVYELVTNRSLDDHLHGSSERLLTWPERYKIVLGIGFAIEYLHTGDKDAILHRDIKPSNVMLDDAFEAKLGDFGLVRQVKPGQGSLRGTAMVGSWEYMDPKCITTDSATTASDMYSFGVLLLEIATGKRPRVVPQDDEELSLRNALVDSVRESYGKGAVLEMADARLNGDLDERQMERVMLVGLLCVHQDRRNRPGIREAVNLLSNLGHQVCLSQPPDDVPFRPLVEVMPHLGPKPQSHPIITRRLLRRIMRRPRRAHSMIHIELEVARTFSYKELSAATSNFSEDRRLGAGSFGVVYRGELQDPRMPPVVAVKKVMLLPHQTKDFVTEIITVRQLSHRNLVKLLGWCSGGKLLLVYELVTNGSLDDHLHGSEGLLTWPERYKIVLCVGAAIDYLHNGYRNCILHRDIKPSNVMLDDDFNAKLGDFGLARQLMLDDAFDAKLGDFGLVRQVKPGQGSLRGTTMAGSWGYVDPKCITTDSATTASDMYSFGVLLLEIATGERPWVVDEELSPRNALVDAVRESYGKGAVLEMADARLNGDFDERQMERVMLVGLLCVELERQHRPNIKRAVNLLSDLSLPLL
- the LOC117834792 gene encoding uncharacterized protein isoform X2, producing MAYRRASPFLFLATAHLCFMSPHNTAAVSFSYNFSKASDREKLWYACGDREKQWYASCDPSAAGDGISITKMDRWSTGRVAYKEAVRLWDDRTGKLASFNTSFSFAIGRSGSDGNAGADGMAFFVGPFPPSLPQDSGGAFLGLFPNNKLAQGTVGVEFDTLWNPAPADWEPNDITTDHVGIEVGNIWNIISHTKDLAKGSLSGPMEANIAYDAGCKLMVVTLRLANGSSVSVQATLDLKDVAGLGPDAAVGFSAATGDLFDSHQLLSWSFSSTALASASLAGLVAALLCLVIRRQGPEAIPLPVARKFSYRELSTATKNFSKDRKLGEGSFGEVYRGDLRDPRMPPVAVKRLTKLSEQTRRDYVTEIMILGQLKHRNLVKLVGWCDGGGDDKPLLVYELVTNRSLDDHLHGSSERLLTWPERYKIVIGIGSAIEYLHTGDKDAILHRDIKPSNVMLDDAFEAKLGDFRLVRQVKPGQGSLRGTTMVGSWDYMNPKCITTDSVITASDMYSFGVLLLEIATGKRPRVVPQDDEELSLRNALVDSVWESYGKGAVLEMADARLNGDFDERQMERVMLVGLLCVNQDRGNRLGIREAVNLLSNLRHPLPEPEDDVPLRPLVEVMPPPMEIELPVARKFSYHELTLATDSFSEDRKLGAGSFGAVYRGDLRDRRRVDAPVAVKKFTLLLKQTRRDFVTEIMILGQLKHRNLVKLIGWCDGGGDDKLLLVYELVTNRSLDDHLHGSSERLLTWPERYKIVLGIGFAIEYLHTGDKDAILHRDIKPSNVMLDDAFEAKLGDFGLVRQVKPGQGSLRGTAMVGSWEYMDPKCITTDSATTASDMYSFGVLLLEIATGKRPRVVPQDDEELSLRNALVDSVRESYGKGAVLEMADARLNGDLDERQMERVMLVGLLCVHQDRRNRPGIREAVNLLSNLGHQVCLSQPPDDVPFRPLVEVMPHLGPKPQSHPIITRRLLRRIMRRPRRAHSMIHIELEVARTFSYKELSAATSNFSEDRRLGAGSFGVVYRGELQDPRMPPVVAVKKVMLLPHQTKDFVTEIITVRQLSHRNLVKLLGWCSGGKLLLVYELVTNGSLDDHLHGSEGLLTWPERYKIVLCVGAAIDYLHNGYRNCILHRDIKPSNVMLDDDFNAKLGDFGLARQLMLDDAFDAKLGDFGLVRQVKPGQGSLRGTTMAGSWGYVDPKCITTDSATTASDMYSFGVLLLEIATGERPWVVDEELSPRNALVDAVRESYGKGAVLEMADARLNGDFDERQMERVMLVGLLCVELERQHRPNIKRAVNLLSDLSLPLL